A section of the Frankiales bacterium genome encodes:
- a CDS encoding carbohydrate kinase family protein: protein MRVAVTGSIATDHLMTFPGRFADSLVPDKLDKISLSFLVEDLDVRRGGVAANIAFGMAVLGLHPVLVGAVGQDFDDYRSWLARHGVDTHSVRVSDVRHTARFVCTTDEEQCQIASFYPGAMSEAREIELGPVSERLGGLDLVLVGANDPEAMTRHTDECRFRGIPFVADPSQQLAWLDGEGIKQLVDGAAYLFSNDYEAGLIEQKTGWSHDEVLTRVGVRVTTLGKDGARVEVKGQDPIEVPCPPEELKADPTGVGDAFRAGFLAGLAWGLSYERCAQIGSLLATYVIETVGTQEYDLAQRHFLGRFAATYGEDAAAEVAANVRCPRP, encoded by the coding sequence GTGCGCGTCGCCGTCACCGGATCCATCGCGACCGACCACCTGATGACCTTCCCGGGGCGGTTCGCCGACTCCCTCGTCCCCGACAAGCTCGACAAGATCTCGCTGTCCTTCCTCGTCGAGGACCTCGACGTCCGCCGCGGCGGCGTCGCCGCCAACATCGCCTTCGGCATGGCGGTGCTGGGCCTGCACCCCGTCCTCGTCGGCGCCGTGGGCCAGGACTTCGACGACTACCGGTCCTGGCTCGCGCGCCATGGCGTCGACACCCACTCGGTGCGCGTGTCCGACGTGCGGCACACCGCGCGCTTCGTCTGCACCACCGACGAGGAGCAGTGCCAGATCGCGTCCTTCTACCCCGGGGCCATGAGCGAGGCGCGCGAGATCGAGCTCGGGCCGGTGTCCGAGCGGCTCGGCGGCCTCGACCTCGTGCTGGTCGGCGCCAACGACCCGGAGGCGATGACCCGGCACACCGACGAGTGCCGCTTCCGCGGCATCCCGTTCGTGGCCGACCCCAGCCAGCAGCTCGCGTGGCTCGACGGCGAGGGCATCAAGCAGCTCGTCGACGGTGCGGCCTACCTGTTCAGCAACGACTACGAGGCGGGGCTGATCGAGCAGAAGACCGGCTGGAGCCACGACGAGGTGCTCACCCGCGTGGGCGTCCGGGTCACCACCCTCGGCAAGGACGGCGCCCGGGTCGAGGTGAAGGGCCAGGACCCCATCGAGGTGCCCTGCCCGCCGGAGGAGCTCAAGGCCGACCCCACCGGCGTGGGCGACGCCTTCCGCGCCGGCTTCCTCGCCGGCCTCGCGTGGGGGCTGTCCTACGAGCGCTGCGCGCAGATCGGCTCGCTGCTGGCCACCTACGTCATCGAGACGGTCGGCACCCAGGAGTACGACCTGGCTCAGCGCCACTTCCTCGGGCGGTTCGCCGCGACCTACGGCGAGGACGCCGCCGCCGAGGTCGCCGCCAACGTCCGGTGCCCGCGCCCGTAG
- a CDS encoding leucyl/phenylalanyl-tRNA--protein transferase, with protein sequence MAAVDPPVEPPPTPWALPDPAAAPDGVELLGVGADLAPGTLLAAYRTGLFPMPFDADSVGWWSPDPRGILPLDDLRVSRSLRASCRRLATTVDTAFDDVVLACADPARPGGWITRAVREAYGELHRLGWAHSVEARTPEGDLVGGLYGVEIGGLFAGESMFSTARDASKVALVALVALLRRAAEREGTGTGDRLLDVQWRTDHLASLGVQEVPRAEYLRRLRAALGHHPAF encoded by the coding sequence GTGGCCGCGGTCGACCCGCCGGTCGAGCCGCCGCCCACGCCGTGGGCGCTGCCCGACCCGGCCGCGGCGCCCGACGGCGTCGAGCTGCTCGGCGTCGGGGCCGACCTCGCGCCGGGCACCCTGCTCGCCGCCTACCGCACCGGCCTGTTCCCCATGCCGTTCGACGCCGACTCGGTGGGCTGGTGGTCGCCGGACCCGCGCGGGATCCTGCCGCTGGACGACCTGCGGGTGAGCCGCTCGCTGCGCGCCTCGTGCCGGCGGCTGGCCACCACCGTCGACACCGCGTTCGACGACGTCGTGCTGGCGTGCGCGGACCCGGCCCGCCCGGGCGGCTGGATCACCCGGGCGGTGCGCGAGGCCTACGGCGAGCTGCACCGCCTCGGGTGGGCGCACAGCGTGGAGGCCCGCACCCCCGAGGGCGACCTGGTCGGCGGCCTGTACGGCGTCGAGATCGGCGGCCTGTTCGCGGGCGAGTCGATGTTCAGCACGGCGCGCGACGCCTCCAAGGTCGCCCTCGTGGCGCTGGTCGCGCTGCTGCGCCGGGCGGCCGAGCGCGAGGGCACCGGCACCGGCGACCGGCTGCTCGACGTGCAGTGGCGCACCGACCACCTCGCCAGCCTGGGCGTGCAGGAGGTCCCGCGCGCGGAGTACCTGCGCCGGCTGCGCGCCGCGCTGGGGCACCACCCCGCGTTCTGA
- a CDS encoding sulfurtransferase TusA family protein translates to MSEPAGVPGHDVLLDERGRLCPLPVIALGRAAAADPAARLLLLADDPAAVTDVPAWCALRGRTLTWTGPAPGGGTAYLVSPASG, encoded by the coding sequence GTGAGCGAGCCCGCCGGGGTGCCCGGCCACGACGTGCTGCTCGACGAGCGGGGCCGGCTGTGCCCGCTGCCGGTGATCGCCCTCGGGCGGGCGGCCGCGGCCGACCCGGCGGCGCGGCTGCTGCTGCTGGCCGACGACCCGGCGGCGGTCACCGACGTCCCGGCCTGGTGCGCGCTGCGCGGTCGCACGCTCACCTGGACCGGCCCGGCCCCCGGCGGCGGCACGGCGTACCTGGTGTCGCCGGCGTCCGGCTGA